A portion of the Fulvia fulva chromosome 1, complete sequence genome contains these proteins:
- a CDS encoding Putative metabolite transport protein: MAAPNVDNQQQAVPEIEVTRVRRRTATHDDSSSYDDDSMLDAPEDENIFDDNDQCLVDNPLIRLRPDEVERKAKRFVRTHGLHNQEETFIKAGKILRDPEAWEAVPNLSLDEKEVLFNETRGGFWKQPKELRVTIITLCVAAVVQGWNQTASNGANLNWPKQLGLLAFDGCDPIGRDAWIFAIVNAVPYLSASLIGCWLSDPFNEYFFGRRPAIAFSGVLILASMIGSACSQTWRQLLACRAILGIGMGCKASVVPVFAAEVSPAHIRGSLVMNWQLFDALGIFLGFTANLMVSQVGDTAWRWQTASSVLPTIVLLTLIFVCSDSPRFLMKRGPSHYLEAYATLLALRGHPVLAAKELLYVHCQMEVEKRFISGKMSDAELVHREEQVVEETKGNASHSKLRARFQPARSINYWQKLGQLFTIKRIRRAMLAAVVVMVSQQLCGVNVLALYSSNFFCEEEASDKIGDLADPSYLQPLFLSWGIGLVNFLFAFPAYYLIDKRGRRWLLLVALPFMALSMLGASLAFLIPAGSPAHAPVIGVLVYIFMVFYSPSMGPVPFTFSAEVFPMDHRVVGMSFAVFTNMLGLGLLTLFVPIITVKVSHAGLLGIFAGLNVVAFVLIFFFVRETAGATLGRTAGSMHFMSLEELNYVFGVSTKKHAIYQYRTVLPWIWRYYVRRDKGCPDSPEQLYRWATARQQGQHEQQNRAD; the protein is encoded by the exons ATGGCGGCACCAAACGTCGACAATCAGCAGCAAGCTGTACCTGAGATCGAAGTCACACGCGTAAGAAGGCGTACTGCCACCCACGATGACAGCTCATCTTATGACGATGACTCAATGCTGGATGCACCCGAGGATGAGAATATCTTTGACGACAATGACCAATGCCTAGTCGACAACCCACTGATCAGACTACGACCAGATGAAGTCGAGCGTAAAGCCAAACGCTTCGTCCGGACGCATGGCTTGCACAATCAAGAGGAAACTTTCATCAAAGCTGGCAAGATCCTGCGAGACCCAGAAGCATGGGAAGCCGTGCCTAATCTGTCGCTCGATGAGAAAGAGGTTCTGTTCAATGAGACTCGCGGTGGCTTCTGGAAGCAGCCGAAAGAGTTACGAGTCACGATCATCACGCTCTGCGTTGCAGCTGTCGTGCAAGGCTGGAATCAGACGGCATCGAACGGCGCCAATCTCAACTGGCCAAAGCAGCTTGGTCTTTTGGCCTTTGATGGTTGCGACCCCATAG GAAGAGATGCCTGGATCTTCGCTATAGTGAACGCTGTGCCCTACCTCTCCGCCAGTCTTATCGGGTGTTGGCTAAGTGATCCTTTCAATGAGTACTTCTTCGGCCGACGACCGGCCATAGCATTCTCTGGAGTATTGATCCTAGCTTCCATGATTGGGAGCGCCTGTTCGCAGACCTGGCGACAGTTGCTGGCTTGTCGTGCTATCCTGGGCATCGGTATGGGATGCAAAGCTTCGGTAGTCCCAGTCTTCGCGGCGGAGGTCAGTCCGGCCCATATACGAGGCTCTCTTGTGATGAACTGGCAGCTTTTCGACGCTCTGGGTATCTTTCTTGGCTTCACTGCCAATCTTATGGTCAGTCAGGTCGGCGACACTGCCTGGAGGTGGCAGACTGCCTCATCAGTGCTTCCCACCATCGTCCTCCTGACACTGATCTTCGTCTGCTCCGACTCACCTCGCTTTTTGATGAAGAGAGGTCCATCGCACTACCTCGAAGCCTATGCTACCTTACTGGCATTACGGGGCCACCCGGTCCTCGCTGCGAAGGAGCTGCTGTACGTTCACTGCCAGATGGAAGTCGAGAAGCGCTTCATCTCCGGCAAGATGTCAGATGCCGAGCTCGTTCATCGCGAAGAGCAGGTTGTCGAAGAGACAAAAGGTAACGCATCGCACTCGAAGCTGCGAGCAAGGTTCCAGCCTGCCAGATCTATCAATTACTGGCAGAAGCTTGGGCAGCTCTTCACCATCAAGAGAATTAGGCGTGCCATGCTGGCCGCCGTCGTTGTCATGGTCAGTCAGCAGCTCTGTGGAGTCAATGTGCTGGCACTCTACTCCAGCAACTTCTTTTGCGAGGAAGAGGCATCAGACAAGATCGGCGATCTAGCGGATCCATCCTACCTGCAACCACTATTCCTCAGCTGGGGCATCGGGCTGGTCAATTTCCTGTTCGCCTTTCCCGCCTACTACCTCATCGACAAACGCGGACGTCGCTGGCTGCTGCTCGTTGCACTCCCCTTCATGGCCCTCAGTATGCTCGGCGCCTCTCTCGCATTCTTGATCCCAGCTGGAAGTCCCGCCCATGCTCCCGTCATCGGGGTCTTGGTGTATATCTTCATGGTCTTCTACAGTCCCAGCATGGGACCTGTGCCCTTCACATTCTCAGCCGAGGTCTTCCCCATGGATCATCGCGTCGTTGGCATGTCCTTCGCCGTCTTCACGAATATGCTCGGGCTGGGCTTGTTGACCTTGTTCGTGCCGATCATCACGGTCAAGGTCAGTCATGCCGGACTGCTCGGTATCTTCGCAGGCCTGAATGTGGTGGCGTTTGTTCTGATATTCTTCTTCGTCCGCGAGACAGCTGGAGCAACACTCGGACGCACAGCAGGAAGCATGCATTTCATGTCGCTGGAAGAGCTGAATTATGTCTTTGGTGTGAGCACGAAGAAGCACGCCATCTATCAGTACAGGACGGTACTGCCGTGGATTTGGAGGTACTACGTGCGACGAGACAAAGGTTGTCCGGACTCGCCCGAGCAGCTGTATAGATGGGCGACGGCGAGGCAGCAGGGTCAACATGAGCAGCAGAATCGGGCAGACTAG